From the Polynucleobacter acidiphobus genome, the window TGTGGCCACCTTCATGATTGTGGTCCGCTGCGGTTGCTTCTCACTCGTCAGCGATGCTACACGGCCGGTTTTAACATCATCCTTTGTGGTTCCACCGGCAATCGGTGTAAAGACCTCATTGGATTCGCCAAATGTGCCGTGACAGCTTGCACACTGTTTCTCCCAGAGCGCCTGCCCCTTTGCTACCGAGCCCGATCCGGGTGGTAAGCCCTTAAAGTCAGGGCGCACATCAATATCCCAGGCTGCTACTTCTGCAGGGGTCGCATTACGTCCCATATTCATATAGGGTTTTGGTTTGCTTACTGCTGGAGTCGCTTGAGCAGATTGCGCCTGCACAGCACCGCTTGAGAAAACAGTGGTGGCAACTACCACGCTTGCAAGAATGGGTTTCATCAAAACATTAGCCGACTTGAACATTGCTGACCTCGCCATTAGTATCAACCTTCCACGATTGAATTGCATTGTTGTGATAGATCGAGCGCGTACCGCGTACGGCTCGTAATTGACGAATGGTGGGTTGTACATAACCCGTGTCATCGATCGCACGCGATTGCATGATGGTGGGTGAACCATCCCAAACCCAATCAATGTTAAAGCGCGTCAGAGCCTTCGTCAGGATGGGGGTCTCAAGCCGTGCCGTACGCCAATTGTTGCCACCATCAAACGAGACATCCACGCGCTTGATCTTGCCACGACCCGACCACGCCAAACCGCTCACGTTGTAGTAACCCTTATCAAAGAGTTGCTGACCACCCGATGGTGTGGTGATGACGGATTTGCATTCCTGAATCGAGGTGTATTGACGATGCAGACCATCTGGCATCAAGTCAATGTAGTGAATCGCTTCATCCTTGGTGGCGTATTTCATATCACCGACCTCAATCCGGCGCAACCACTTCACCCAACTGACGCCCTGCACACCCGGCACAACCAGACGAATTGGGAAGCCATTCTCAGGGCGCAGCATCTCGCCGTTCATACTCCAGGCTACCATCACATCATCAAGCGCCATCTCCATCGAGATGGTACGGGTCATACCCGAGCCGTCGCCACCCTCGGCCAAAATATACTTGCCCTTCTTGAGATCAGCGCCACAAATATCCAAGAGTGTTGAAAGCGGCACGCCCGTGAACTCGCAGCATGACAACATGCCATGGGTATATTGCACGGTGGGTACGGCCACATTGCCCCACTCTAAGCCCGTGTTCGCACCGCACTCAATAAAGTGAATGCGCGATACTGATGGCAGTCGTAAGAGATCGTTCATCGTGAATACTTTTTCATTCTTCACGAGGCCGTTAATCATTAGGCGATGCTTATTAGGATCAATGTTGTACCAACCCTGATGGTGGCGCTCAAAGTGCAAACCATTTGGTGTAATGATCCCAAACAGCCCTTGCAGTGGTGTGAACGCAACCGATGCTGCCGATACGCGAGTTAATCCAGGTGACTCGCGACGGATTAAGTTCTTTTCATAAATGGATGGCGTGCCATAGGGCTCGGTGGCCACGTTCTTACCCAGAGTTGTTTGCCAAATTTGCTTCTCCAGAATCGCTGGATCGCCCTGGGGATTTGCAAGAGCCAGGCCGCTGCCTGCAGCACCTACACCACCGAGGGCCGCCATGAAACTCTTGCGCAGAAATCCGCGACGGGTCTCATCAGCACCATGTTGGTTGATTTCAGCAATTGCCTCTTGCGATAGGAAGTTCTCGGGTGCCTTCCGAATAAGATTCGGGGTACCGAGGGATTGCATGGTTTTGGTTCGTTCACTCATATTCATCAAGGATTAGATGGTTAAACAAAAATTCATCAGACTTACTCAAACAGTTCATTCATGACGCGGCCACAAACACGTTGGCAGATTTCTAAAGTGGCATCGTCGCAAATGGAATAAAACACGGCAGTACCAGCCTTACGGCGTGCGAGTATTCCAGCCTCATGCAGTGCTCCCAAATGGCGCGAGACGTTTGCTTGGCTGGATTTTGAGAACTCAATGACCTCACTAACGGATTTCTCACCTTCGCATAATGCATACATGATGCGGAGACGGGATGGTTCGGCGAGAACGGCAAAGAACGCAGAGACCTCTTTGAAAAGAGCTTCCATTTGTTCAGGGGATAATTGTTTTTTAGACAAGCCATCCGCGAAGCCCTGGGCCACAGAGTTATTAGTTAGGGATGATGGACTTGACATAAATATGCGTAGTTGCGCATATTACACCGAATATTTGTCTAAATAAATATACAGAGATACC encodes:
- the soxC gene encoding sulfite dehydrogenase is translated as MSERTKTMQSLGTPNLIRKAPENFLSQEAIAEINQHGADETRRGFLRKSFMAALGGVGAAGSGLALANPQGDPAILEKQIWQTTLGKNVATEPYGTPSIYEKNLIRRESPGLTRVSAASVAFTPLQGLFGIITPNGLHFERHHQGWYNIDPNKHRLMINGLVKNEKVFTMNDLLRLPSVSRIHFIECGANTGLEWGNVAVPTVQYTHGMLSCCEFTGVPLSTLLDICGADLKKGKYILAEGGDGSGMTRTISMEMALDDVMVAWSMNGEMLRPENGFPIRLVVPGVQGVSWVKWLRRIEVGDMKYATKDEAIHYIDLMPDGLHRQYTSIQECKSVITTPSGGQQLFDKGYYNVSGLAWSGRGKIKRVDVSFDGGNNWRTARLETPILTKALTRFNIDWVWDGSPTIMQSRAIDDTGYVQPTIRQLRAVRGTRSIYHNNAIQSWKVDTNGEVSNVQVG
- a CDS encoding ArsR/SmtB family transcription factor; the encoded protein is MEALFKEVSAFFAVLAEPSRLRIMYALCEGEKSVSEVIEFSKSSQANVSRHLGALHEAGILARRKAGTAVFYSICDDATLEICQRVCGRVMNELFE